TAGTCCCATACCTCCGGTACACGTTAACTGCGGTCAAAGCCCTTATATTCTCAAATCTTGCAATCTGTTGTGTTGTTTATAGTTGAAGATCAATAAGATCGCCATAATCCGCGCTTATAGGACCTAACTTGAGTACCACGTGATGTACCTTAATGCCATCAGAAGGACACTTTGCCATGATTGAATCATGTAATGATGCTGTATAATGCTCAAGTAGTCCCCATAGAGCGTTTCAGCGACTTCTGGTTCGAATTGCACGAGTTAAAGGGACCCATCTTGCCATGCTAGACAGCAGACAAATCCTACACCATCATATAGGgttcttcaacctcttaGAGTCCAATTAGCAATCATTGACGCTGTCGGGGATTGTGTGTGCTCTATTGTAAGCTTTCTATTGCTCATCGCCCTTCTCATAAGTGAGCAGTGAACGGCTGAAATTTCCCGGGCCATCATAACTTCGACAAAACTTTGATAAAGACCTACTGAGCCACTGATCGGCCAGTGTCCCTATGAATCGTATTCGAAATCTCATAGGCCATCAGAGATCAGGAACGACAAGTGATCAGCAGGATTCTAACGAACAGCAGCCAGTTGCGATCAATAACGATGTAGATGACCAATCAACGGTATTCGGCGATCAGAGCGATGAAATTCCAGATACAGTAACTTTAAACACGGTGGTTTCAGGTAGTTTGACCATAGGGGATTTTCAGAGACAGGGATTTGTCAATCGATGTCCAACTTTCAATGCTGCACGTACGATGCCTTTAGCATATGTATTACTAACCAAaggcttcttctgcttccCCAGTGAGAAAGCTTATGAGAAGTTTTTGGATAACAACAGAACGTTTAACACGCTTGATACAAATGAAGGGTTGGGAATTCCGCTGTTTCACGCTATATCAGCAGGTGTGATCAAGACTATGTTCAATAGACATGCTCCCATAATGAGAATTTACAAATACATGATTATCGACACAGATACAGAGAAACCTCCAAAAGATGGTACATTAGTCGCCCAGGATGGATCTAAAATGCTTTACAAGTATCTTTTTTGCACAATCTACCAAGAATTAATGAATGATTACAGTCGTGTCGAGCATAAGTTCGTCTTCAGCGGTGAAACTGCGCCAGAAAATATAGTACTGGCTAATTATGTTTTAACCCGGGGTACGGATACCAAGATGCAGGGTTTAAATTTACGTTGGTACGGAACCACCGGTTTTGCTTCACCTTTTGGTGCAAGCGTCCTCAAGCTATTGGTTCTCGATGACGGAATGCCGTCAATGATGGATCAATGCAAGCTGGAAGAGTTCGAAGAGTATTCGAAATCTTATAAGGGCAGATCTTTGGGGAAGTTGCCCATTTGGGCCACTTATTCAGATAAGTGCTCCACCATGATACCAAAGAAGCGCTCCTTGAGACTCGCAGAGTTTAATGTGGGCGAAACTGGTCGTGAGTGTTCACGAGGAATAATAGACATTCCAATCGAAACACAGGCACTGGCTTGTATGTGTATGGTCCTGCATGATTTTGAAAGCAGGAAGGATAGACGTGGCGGTGGTGCGATGGTTCTACCTGCAGTTCCTTTTATTTAGCTTAATATGACTTATAGTGAGGTTTAAAATACTGGTAAAATACAAACTGTAACTCAGTTACACATAAAATGACATAAAATAGGATAAAACTGCTCTTGGCGAGCTATCCTCGAAAGAATGAACAAATAAACACTATTGGATAGTGGACGTTTCGTAGACGACCATCGTACTCGTGATAGTGGTAGCAGCGTCGATAGACTGACTAGGATCCGTCAAGTAGAAAGTGCTGTAatattcatcatcttcgtaGTATACTGAGCACTTACCATCAGTCCCTGTAACAGTTGAATATGGTGTTACCGAACTGCCCAGGTTACCTGTtgtggaagatgatgatgtgcTTGAAGTCGTGGAAATAGTAGAGGAAGAAGCACTATTAGTACTGCTTGTCATTGAGGCAGTTGACTCTGGCTGTAACGTCACGATAGATCTCGATTGAGAAGCTTGAGTGGCCtgtgatgaagaaaaagatgTTGTGGATGTTGTGGTTGTGCTGGAAGTAGTTTCATCCGCTGACGAAGTAGTAGAACTACTTTGAGCGGTTGAAGTAACTTCAGAGGCAGAGataattttttcagttgTAGTTTCAACTTCGGAATTATCCAGCGTAACCTCTCTCACACGGGTTGTGGTATAATAATGGGTCTCAACGCGTACACTAGGAGGTGCAATTGTACTTGTAACGACAGCATAACTGTAGACAACACCATCGGaggtgaaaagattgaCATCATCGGATTTGACGGTGGCTAATAGTAGAGCAATACTGGAAAGGAAAGTTTTTAGTTGGAATCTCATTTTGTAATGGTTGTTATTCTAGTAATAAATTGAATGAATGAATGAATGATCGATAATCAATAGTAATAATGAAAGACTTGGGTAAGGTAGAATTAACAGTAACTTTAAGGAATGTCTGTAGTTGGAAATAGGCTATCAGTTATGCTGTCCTACTCAGTACGCACGAAGGTAAAGGAATGAATATGGTGACAAAGCACTGTGggatgatttgaaaggAATGGTTTTCTTAGTGATTTGATATCTATAAAGGTGAAAATGTCATTTCTGAATGGGAATAAACAGCTGTGTCTGTCATAGCCTTTTATACTTTCAGCCATCAGATTATTTTGAAACAAGACCAGCGATGGCTTGGTTTCCTGCCATGTTGTCCTGCTCGCTGCACTCTCGATTGATCAACAGTGCAGCGACCTGCCATTCCACAGTATAATTGTTCCCGTAACTCAGTAAGTAACCAGCATAGTATTAAAaaactcattgaaaataacAACAGCTGGTCAGCCAACACACATAGTCGATAAAATTGTCAGTAGACAACTCTTCCAGCACAATCCATGCTATGCAAGCAAACTTGTTATGTTGATTTTGGCTTTGTTATGCtttgtcaatttttctGCTTAACGCGCGTCAAGCGAAAGGTAAACAAACAAAGCCAGCAAGCGTCGTAAAGACAGTGGTGAAAACCCAAATTTCTACCTAACGATTCCTCTTACGGCGGTTCTTTTGATGCTGatgttgatgttgttgttcttgcTTGTCGCTTGTTCTCGGAATGCTATCATACTCGTACATCTTATTGTACCACTTAATCATATTTCGCGGTGGTTCGCCGAAAACCATGTAATATTCACAAAACAAACACAGGGGACTCTTTTGGTCTATCAGTGCTGTGAAGTTGGGTGTCCGCTTCGTGTGTGAAGTGGGATACTCGAAGTCGAGATGTTTGTGATTATTCATCTTTGTGCTGGGCTCGTATTGTTGGGAAGATTCTTCGCTGGGTAGACCAGCTTCCGGCTCGTCATCCATGCATTTGTCGTCATCATGTTCATCAATTATCCTGAGTTGTTCCAGGTTCCGTTTAACATTTTGTTGGCGTTGCTTTGCCGTTTGGAGATGTCCCAGACTTGTCATAGCTTCTTGCAAATCTATAAAGGACTCCTCTGTGATATTGAGCTCGTCGCCATTTACCACTGCGTGCAACCTTCCATCGGGTCCCGTTTGCATACCATTCGGTAGCACTGATTCTAGCATTTGTGTGATATGCTCACCAATCTGGTCTGGCGATCCCATCAGCTCTTGGGTCCCACAATCGAAGATTATCTCACCGTCTTCGCCATCAAGGTGTAACTCTGGATCATCAAAATCGGCTAAGCTCTCATGGTTTGTCTCCACGATACTCTGGCTCGCTGAAAATTCTTCGTCTATGCTCACTACATCATCCGCTTTAGGTAGTTCTTTaagattctttctttctgcCGCTCGACCAAATAGAGCCTGTAAAGTAGTTTGGTCCACAGACGGTCTTTTGTGATCTCGAAGTGGGCCCTTCAGTACTTTTGATAGCGCCTGCATGCCTTGTTGCATCATCACGTTTACCGACAGTGATGCGTTGTTGCTTATTTCAGATGCTGGCATTATTagaatttgcaaaatgatATCTGGGTCCACAATTGAGGCCCTGGCGATTCAATCAATGAACATAAACTCGCCAATGGCCATCTTTTGACACTTTTACTCATccacttttcaaattgatgaggGCAAGCAGTTACCCAGCCCTCTTCGCTCTCCATATAAAACTTCTAATCATCAATTCAGCTCTAAAAGAGCCTGTCGTTGAGCCCAGTCAATGAccttttcatcaagttcaGTCCGTAGGTGTATGTGTTGAGCTTTTTCCTGGAGCTTTTTGGCCTCAAAAGGCTTCGATTGATGTTCACTTTTGTTGAAAGTAAGCATGACAGCACAACCTATACTTCAAGTTGGTGTATACTAGCTATCCGTTGTTGACACTGTCAATTTAAGTGCTATTAACCTTTGGCAGttctttaatctcttgGCGGCTATCTAGAAGTTTTATTGCATGAAGCTCTCCTGCGAACTCTTCAAACGTAGGACAGGTATGCAGCTGCAGAACCAACAGCGTGGAACTCATACTCCAATGGATATGATTTCATTGGGGTTGTGAAtgtttgaacttcttgtttTGTGATGTACATGGCTTAGCGGCTAACACTATTCTCAGAAAACTTTAAAATGTTACCAAACTTAAAAAGACCTTCCACCTGCTAAGACAGATCATACTTTAGTTTTATATAAATTACTATGATATTGAGCACTCAattctttttcaaagttctttgCTTCTCTGCGTTCTCAATGAGTTTCTCATTGATAAATAAACCTTTGCGCCTTCTAACATTATTCATATGTCTACGAGCAATGTTTTCCTTATCAGCGGTATCACCCAACTCTtctaactcttcttcagtcgTAGGAACCCAGAATGGGTCCAGATCTATGCATTCGAAGCCCGCAAATACCAGCTGAGGTTGAGCCGCACCGGAAGTCTTCTTTCTTATATCTTCACTGAAACCGAAAGCCTCCACAACAGGAATATGAGCttcaatttggaagaaaggAGTTCCTTCCTTCATCTCTTCGGACACAATTTTTCCTCGTCTTTGTTGCACAACAGCATAAACTTTACCGAGTACATCAACTGAAGTCTGAATATTACAAGAATACATTGCCCACATCATCCTTGGCGCCCAATCGAGGAATCCTTCATGAATGGAGTCACGCGTTGAAGTGATCAATCTACCCGAGACGTCCAGCAGGTCCCTTTGGTACTGTGGGTCCTCACTAGCGGCAATATCTTCCTCTGTTACTTCCGAAATATCTTCCACGACAATGCACATACCTTGAACTGGTTCTTTAGCCAAAGGACCCTCAGTGACTGCTAATTGGAACCCGTTGATAACTGAATCGGAAAATTCGAACTGGCCAGAAGCTGCTGAAAAGATGCCACCAAGTAAACCATTCTCAGATATTAGCAAATTTGGGCCAATTCTCTTTGGACCAAATGCTGCGATCTTTTCTATGTCATTGGTAAGTTCTGGCACTTCTTTCCGACTCTCAACcaagatttctttcaactgttgAGCAAATTGGCTGCTTTTCAACCCTTCTCGAGCACTCACATCAGAAGAATCTTCTGCAACAGCTCTGACATCAGCTTGGTGAGATTCCAAAAAGGTCGTGGCTGCCGAAGGTAGAGGAATTGCCCTAAAACTTATCTTGTAGGGCCCTAGCATCAAGGTTGTGGAACCTCGTTTGCCCTCTGCGTTTTTGGTTGGATTCATATCGGCCACGCTTAGGAATGTCTCGCGGTATGGGATAGCTGGCTCCGAGTGAGTAACTTCGATACCTGCAAAACGCTCACGCAAATCCTTAATACACCTCTCTAGATGTAATTCACCGGCGGTACAGAGAATATGTTCTCCGCTATCTTCAACGTAAGTCTCCACACAGGGGTCGGCATGGTTCAGCAGCTTCAGCCCTCGAGCTAATTTGTTCATTTCCATTGGATTGGCGGGTTCAATGGCAACACGAACGATAGGAGTCGTTTGGAATATGACACCTGCCAAGTTGATGCCTGTTACTCCACGCTGAACTAGGGTCCCATTTTTTAAGATCTTCCCTGCTAGACCACCCAAACCGACGATGTTCCCGGAAGGACATTCTTTGAGCGGCACAAGTTCTCTTCCCATGAATAGATAAATGCTTGTGATGGTAGCTGTTTCGATAAATTTATCAGGTTGTTGAGGATCGTATTTTGGGCCTAAGACTGAAATCTCTTGACCGACTTTGAGTGTACCACTGTATATTCTCGCGAAAGCAATCATCGCCTCCTgctcttcatcgaaaatGTCATCGAGAGCTTCTGGAACCGTGTTTGCCGCTGGTAACTCGACAGGGTTCTCTTCCTCGTATTCAAACATTGCGCTCAAAGGATCGTTTGGGTCTATTTCTGGCACAAAATCTGCCGTTCCTCCCccttcgtcatcttccaTTTCGTATTCGAACCCTAAGTCAAACTCGGGAGCTTTTTCAGTAAcaatcttgaaagaatcgCTTTCTTTCGAATCTCCTATTTCGGGAGTCAATACAGTATCCTTCGCTCTTTTATAAAGATCTTCGTTGTCATTTTTTTTATCATCCTTTATATTCATCGCATTCATCTTGTCTGTCAGCTCAGCTTGCTTGGCAGCTCGCAAAGCATCGGCCCTGGCTCGTTGAGCTCTCTCAAAAAGTGGATCATGACTGCCATCTGCCGAAGTTATTGGTAACTCTTCTCTTGGTATGGATAGCATTTTTGAGACATATGCACTGACATTACCGTTCCTATCACATCTTCTCATGGATTCCAAAAGCTCATGATCGACCTTTTCGACACCAGGTGCCCCAGAAATAATCGTATCAAGTCTTTCTCCCTGAGAATCCAATGGCGAAGGTAGTTTTTCGATCACCGTTAAAAGCACAGCGGTACTGACAGGAAGCCACTGGCTCATTATCTTTCTCAGTAGCTGCTTATCATCTTTCGATCGAAGATCGCGTGGCAAGACGTTTATATTAAGAGTCTTCGTTATCTtttcgatgatttcaaCGTTCTTAGACATAATAACGTTTTCGTAAATTTTCCATATATTTTCCAATATTAATGAAACAAAAAGTGGCTTTAACGGTCTATTTTTCAATCCCTTTTGATTGATAATTTTCTTAGACTTGGGATCGAGGTAGAAATCACCCCACAAGACTTTTTGTAGGTTTTCTCTCTTGGCTCCTAATTTTTGTTCATAGAATTTTGCCATTTGACTTATATTAAAGCCCCAACCATCAACGGCTGAAGCAAAGATAACGTTATTGTCTACCGGACTGAAGTAGATACCTGAAtcatccttttcaacaaactgTGCGTCCTTATCCTTCTCCAGTTCTTCTCTCCAAGAATAGTCATCCAACTGTCTTTGTCCAGCGAAGAAGGATCCAATGATAGAGTTTGCCTGTTCGATGACCCTTGATAGATGAAGGTAGGCTTCCTGAGGTGTGAGTTGTAATTCTGTAATCAATCTATCGATTTTGTTCAAAACCAACACAGGTTTTAGCTTTTCAGTCCAACATTGCCTTAAGACGGTCACCGTTTGAGAGCAAACACCTTCAACAACATCCACTAGAACAACGGCACCATCACATAACTTGGACGCAGCACTCACTTCACTGGAGAAATCGATATGACCGGGAGAATcgatcaaattgatcagaTGCTCATTCACAATGGGCTCCTCAGAATTTTCTTGCTTATGCAACACTCTGAAATAAAGAGAAATGGCTGAAGATTCCATTGTAATTCCTCGCAGTTGCTCATCTGGCCTTGAGTCGAGGTATCTGATCTTTCCCGCTAATCTCTGCGATATTATCCCATTCGATGCCAGCAAAGAATCTGACAGGGAAGTCTTACCATGATCAACGTGAGCCACAATACAGATGTTTCTTATACATGAAGGATCGTTTTGTAGACGAACAAACGTATCTGAGTCTACTCTGGGCATCTTGGATCTCTTACAGTCCCTTTACGTCTTTTCTCTTGTTATTTTTTACTTGTTCAGTTACCACAGCGAGTTTATAAGCCTTAAGTTAATTACagaattgaatgaaatatctacatcaagaacaaagttTCGCAACCGCAACGAAAACATTGGGAATTGGGACGTTGACAAGTTACTGAACAGTATCTCGACCTCCGAAATTCATTAATTTCGCCAGGATTATAGTGTATATATAGACtttgatatcaagaaacaGGGCCGAAAAACACCCACAGTACTTAGCTTTAGTGCCACAGGTAAACTAGATCAAAGTGCTCTTGAAGATTCGTCGTATGAAAGAGGATGCTCACTGCAAGTAGCTTTGCTTACTCTAGGTGTGCTCATCGCGCACATCTTGAAATTAAAAAAATTACgtagcgatgagcttaagTCACCGATTTAAGAGTGAACTCGAAGAACGCCCTGGACTTTTAAGCACGATGTCTAACCAAGATGAGTTTAACTTGGATTCAAATGAAATGATGGCAGATATGTGTCCCGATTGTGGAGATTTCCTGACCAAATGCTTAATCCAACAAAACTATGCAATGGTACTATGCCCGAACCTACGTTGTGGGTATCCGTTTAATCAGAACGAGACCTCAGAGAACGTAGTTTACGTTGAAGAATCGGAAGTGTTGGAAGTGGCAAAACAACGACTTTCCAAGAGTTAAAATCATCCAACTTTTTAAAAATACACTACCTTAATGCATTACTATATATGACGTCTCCTTCTTTGCTGACACTGACGCTaaattccaaatcatcatccGTCGTCATATCCCAAATCTTATAAACCATCATCAAGGTGAAAATGTTACAGATACTACCGACAAAGAGACCATCGATATAATGATTGGCGCCACGACATACAGCATCAGAGACCGCGAAGACAATAACCTGACCCACGACGAAGAAAAATACACCTAGTAGGATCGCCCCGGTAACCCACAAACTGCGAACgacgaagaaagaaactaaCAATTGACAAATGATGTGTATTGCGAGTACGACGGCATTCACCACGTAGACAACAGTAAATAATGCAATTGTATTCATTGAATCAATCTCTCCTCTCTCATTCCAAGTTTCAAACGTTAGAATGGATGCCAGGAAATTAGCAGTAAATCCTATGAGTGATGAACCACGTACCAATAACATCGATCTAGTTGTACCATCTTCCCACAGGTTAAAACCGAGTAGACCATTTATCAGTAAAGTCCAACAACAAGCCCCCGCGAGGCCAATTTGTATGGCAACAAAATATGGATATGAACCAGATCCTGGTGGTGAAGCCCCGGTATTCACCACTAGAGTGAAAACGATCAGCAATAATGCAAGTTGGTAAAAATACAGATATTCCGATCTGCCAATCGCGGTATATTTTTGCCTGATGTTATAAATAATGATTAGAATGACCACCAATGCCCCAATATTAACAAATGCATTCCCAATTCCAAAGATAACTGTATTGGCGACATCAATAGAACGAGCGTAGCACTTAGGTAAGATACCAACCTTTATATTGCTCGGATCAAAATCGTGAATCTGGGTTGCATTCGACAAAACCATATGCGTCGAAGACTTAACTACCGAACATAACGGCAGAGGAGTTCTCAGACATATACCGGCAAAATCCCCATAGGCCATCCCACAATAGCACGACAAGTCAAAAGGCCATCCAACGACTACCAAGACCTCGAGACTGAATTAGATCTTAATTTCAATGAGTGTTACACCTTTGTGAAATTCTTGCCAAATATGGATATCTAACCGGGTAACAAAACGCCAAACACCAAGACAAAAATAGCCGCCATCATTAATCACACCTCTTCGCAAGCACCAGAAAGCACACGAGTCTCAGCCAAACAAAGTCTCAGTTGTAGCGTAAATGGATAGATGTCCATCTATTTCCTTTCCTTCGGCTGCCCCAAACACTAGACTGTTGACACCaatgatcttgaataaaAAACCAACGCGACTATTTTTTCCTATCACCTTCCCTTGCACTGTCATATTGATATCACTCATTTTACACTGCTCATCTTTATGTTTGCATGTTACGAGTGCATGTTACGAGTGCATATTATGTGTGTTAGTAGATGAACTTTCAATATAGACAGGAGTAAACAACAAAGATCTTAAAGGGTACTTTTAAAAGCTAAATTTCGGATGACTGTTTTGATTTTTAAAACCCAGACAGCctttacaaagaaaatcTGTACACCAAAAATGAACTATCTTAAATATCTTTTGcatcatttttcaagcGCGCCGACGCGAGACGGTACTTTCGTGCTAGGCAGAGTACTGGGCAGGTGGCTGGGCAGGTTCCAGGAAAGAGCTAGGCAGAGAGCTAGGCAGACAGATGGATTGTCTTCCTCTAGCAGGCTGGAGCTCGCTAGTGCCAGCCCACTGGCTCCTCTGTCTAGCATCTCGGTCTGTAATGGCCATCACATCAACCCATAGTCAATGAAAGTATATTACTGAAATTTGACCCTTTCATAGCCTTTTCAAGCTTACAAGTAATCAACTAAGATCAGTCGCAATGGGTATGTGGTAAAAGTGAGATAAGTCAGTTACGAGAGAATCCTGTGGATCAGTTTACAATGACAGAACCTATGAGAGTttgagagtttgaaaatttgaggATTTGAGGTtatgaagatttgaaaatATTAAAAGAGAGAGAAAGCACAAGGATACTCTCCGTAACCTACGGATGATAGTTCATTATTACTAACATTATAACAGTTAACGTTCCAAAGACCAGAAAGACCTACTGTAAGGGTAAGGCCTGCCGTAAGCACACTCAACACAAGGTTACCCAATACAAGGCCGGTAAGGCTTCCTTGTTCGCTCAAGGTAAGAGACGTTATGACCGTAAACAATCCGGTTTCGGTGGTCAAACCAAGCCTGTCTTCCACAAGAAAGCTAAGACTACCAAGAAGGTCGTCTTGAGATTGGAATGTGTTGCTTGTAAGACTagagctcaattgactttgaagaGATGTAAGCACTTCGAATTGGGTGGtgaaaagaagcaaaaggGTCAAGCTTTGCAATTCTAAGCGTAACGTTATATTACGATTTTTAACATCACATAATTATCTAGACTTATCATCTTTAAAGTTGCACGTTACTGTAAATACCGTGGTGTATGATTTTACAAGTTTACCTAGATCAAGGACCACTCTTTAACACATATTTTAACACTACTCATAGGAGGCTTGAGAGGGTTATATCGCGTTATTGGTGACTATATTTTAGGCCAGCATGTTTGGAAACCCGTATAATTCGCCTTCTCGTAATGGGCAAGGTTATCAGGCTCCTAAACCACCCGCGAATTTTAGTAACAATTACATGAGACAACAGGGTTCCCATCCTTCTTTACGCGATCCTTTGCAGGGAGAATCAGCTACCGTACCAGGCGGGTTCACAGATGTTCCTCCTTTAAATTATCCTGCTACTCCACCACCTCATAATGGTAATGCCTATCAGCAAATGACCCCACCACAGGCCGCAGCTGGTCTCTATATGTCCAATAACAATTCATCCAGTCATTTGCAATCTGTGCCGCAACCAATGCCCCAATTTTCACCCAGTCAATATTCTACGGGATCGGATTATAGTCAGAATATCAACAGAAGTGGCTCTAGTAGCCCATTGCATCAACCACAACAGATTATGTCACAGAACAGTCCTGTGAGAGGCGCTagaaatcaattgcaatcACCACAGCATCAGAATCAACCACCTCTTTTCCCACCGCCAAAGACACAACAAGCAAATGGCCAATCGAACTATATGTATTTTGAGAGGAGACCTGATCTATTGACGAATACGACACAAGATAAAGCTGCCGCAGTTAAATTGAAAGTAGAGAACTTTTATCAATCCTCAGTCAAGTATGCCATTGAGAGAAATCAGAGACGTGTTGAGTTGGAGAGTAGTTTGAGCGTACAGGATTGGTCCGAAGAGAGAAGGTCTCGTGAACTAACATCTCTCGGTAGGAAAGAATCGCAGTTCTTGCGTCTGAGAAGAACCAGGTTATCGTTAGAAGATTTCCACACGGTTAAAGTCATTGGTAAAGGTGCATTTGGTGAAGTGAGACTAGTGCAAAAGAGAGATACAGGAAAGATCTATGCGATGAAGACCTTGTTGAAGTCCGAAATGTACAAGAAGGATCAATTAGCGCACGTAAAAGCCGAAAGAGACGTTCTCGCAGGGAGTGATTCACCATGGGTTGTTTCGTTGTATTACTCGTTTCAGGATACGCAGTACTTGTACTTGATTATGGAGTTCTTACCGGGTGGTGATTTGATGACAATGTTGATAAGATGGCAACTATTTACAGAGGATGTGACGCGTTTTTATATGGCAGAATGTATCCTTGCTATCGAGGCGATCCATAAGCTTGGGTTCATTCACAGAGACATTAAGCCAGATAATATCCTGATAGACATTCGCGGTCACATCAAGCTATCGGATTTTGGGTTATCCACTGGGTTTCACAAGACACACGATTCGAACTATTATAAAAAACTATtgcaacaagaagaaggaaaagcGGCTCAAAGTCCCAACCAGGATAAGAGCAATCGCCAAACGATGAT
Above is a window of Torulaspora delbrueckii CBS 1146 chromosome 6, complete genome DNA encoding:
- the CBK1 gene encoding serine/threonine protein kinase CBK1 (similar to Saccharomyces cerevisiae CBK1 (YNL161W); ancestral locus Anc_2.96) → MFGNPYNSPSRNGQGYQAPKPPANFSNNYMRQQGSHPSLRDPLQGESATVPGGFTDVPPLNYPATPPPHNGNAYQQMTPPQAAAGLYMSNNNSSSHLQSVPQPMPQFSPSQYSTGSDYSQNINRSGSSSPLHQPQQIMSQNSPVRGARNQLQSPQHQNQPPLFPPPKTQQANGQSNYMYFERRPDLLTNTTQDKAAAVKLKVENFYQSSVKYAIERNQRRVELESSLSVQDWSEERRSRELTSLGRKESQFLRLRRTRLSLEDFHTVKVIGKGAFGEVRLVQKRDTGKIYAMKTLLKSEMYKKDQLAHVKAERDVLAGSDSPWVVSLYYSFQDTQYLYLIMEFLPGGDLMTMLIRWQLFTEDVTRFYMAECILAIEAIHKLGFIHRDIKPDNILIDIRGHIKLSDFGLSTGFHKTHDSNYYKKLLQQEEGKAAQSPNQDKSNRQTMIVDAIHLTMSNRQQIQTWRKSRRLMAYSTVGTPDYIAPEIFLYQGYGQECDWWSLGAIMYECLIGWPPFCSETPQETYRKIMNFEQTLQFPDDIHISYEAEDLIRRLLTHADQRLGRHGGADELKSHPFFRGVDWNTIRHVEAPYIPKLSSITDTRFFPTDELENVPDSPAMAQAAKQREQMIQQGANPGGAPAKEDLPFIGYTYSRFDYLTRKNAL